The genomic DNA AGATGGTGCATCTCTCGGGGTTTATAACCGCATGCTGCGCGCTGCGGCTTTTGAGGTGATTAAGCTATGAGAAAAATTTGCGTGATTGGGGCCTGGACCGGGCAGGGTAGACTGGCAAGCCGGTAAACCGAGCGTTTCTAAGATTATTCGTTCGCAAGGTATCGCTACAGTTATCGGAGATCTGCGGACGCAGTTTCACGCGAGGTGGTCGCTAATGAAAAAAAAAAAAAAAAAAAAAAAAAGGGCTGCCTGGCTGACATGGCCTTGGAATTTTCAATATGGCTATTTTGAATATGGATGGGGACATTAAACCGCAAAAAGCTTGCTGAAATTGTATTTGGCGATTCTAAAAACTTGAGCGGCTACAACACGTTGATCTTTCCGTATATTCGCAGCCATTTAAAAGATAAGATTGAACAGCTTGAAGCTCAGGGTAAAACGGGTTGTGATACTTG from Oscillospiraceae bacterium MB24-C1 includes the following:
- a CDS encoding dephospho-CoA kinase: MGTLNRKKLAEIVFGDSKNLSGYNTLIFPYIRSHLKDKIEQLEAQGKTGCDTWMPQPCLESGIDADCDSVIAVIANPRQVAPQSHRCAWII